The sequence below is a genomic window from Bombus pyrosoma isolate SC7728 linkage group LG9, ASM1482585v1, whole genome shotgun sequence.
ATCCTCTTGGTGTTtgaataagtaataattaatattaataatagtcggtaatgttatatacgttctattattataaattataggaACAAAGAAAACGGAAGATACTGTAAGAAAGTGTGAAGCTTTCCAAGTAATCTGAAGGGTCGTTCGTTTCCTCTTACACACTGTGTGAAGAGAAAGCGACAAATACTTGAGGGTGCCATGAATTAGGTGCTCCACGGCTCTGCGTCGCATCGTGGACCGAGGAGATCGACTGTTTTGCGGCTACGAACAGGACTTGCTCGGATGTTTTTACGTTAATCTCACACGCCTTAGGTAACAGAGTTCCTTATTACGAAATGTATCTATCGTCTACGAAATATACGAATCTCCTAAAAGAGTAcctcgtaatattttatatttaacccccgtttccaattattttccatCTAATCGTATTTCCATAACGCTGAAAAATATCtcaagtttgaataaaatatgaaaaagtctCTCATTTCAATTCTATGTTATAAAcgttttctgaaaatataagaagtttcttttgtttgcTGAAATGAGAATAAGATTGAAATCTATGAATCCACAActttaacataattataattataattagttttacgatatatacgAAGATGCTGATGttgattttacattttgcCAATATTTATCCTGATCCGAAAGGAAAGGAGTAAAAGGAGTCGACGAATTATCTTCACGCAACTTCAAAATCTTGTTATTCGCTATATTGGAATGAACCGATCTATACGACGATCGAGAAGTTGGAAAAAGTTCACGGTCCACGGCAAAGACAAACCGGAATCACGTAACAAGAGACAACGAGCCAAATCTGCTAACTGGAACTTCAAACAAACGTAGTCAGCGCGAGGCGTATTCGCAGCGTGGCGAAGCAATAGTCGGGCGACGCGTACGCAGGTCGACGTAACCGTGAAGGATGTTGCTGGCTTTTCTGAAAAACTTGCTCCTCCTGTTCCTCCCGGGAGAGGTCTGAGAGCTCGTTCACCATCGTGAAACGCTGATTTCAGCCCGTGATTCGAAGAAATGAGGGCCCCGTGGCTGCTGCTGATTCTCGCTAGGATCCTCGAGATGGTCCTCGGGGACCACGTGTGTCACCGTAATCACACCGACATCAGCATTCCCGATCAAAGATCATCGGAGATTCTGTCCAGACGAAGGCGACTCACTTTTCCAATGGGCAGCACATTTGTGGTAAGTATTGGCTATTTCGTTTCGGTCATTTAGGGCTGGTCAAGGAGCGCGTTTGCTACGGAATACGAAATGAGTCCCTCGGACTACATGGACCTCTGgtggaaaatatatctttctccACGGAGTATGAAAGAATGGTGAAGTGGTCACTTTTACAGATCGTTTGTGATTTATTCTTGAAACGAACATCATAGATATAAATCCCTGTTTATAAATTACTGCACACTTACTCACTTTAACTCTTTCAACTTGGCaagcattttattatttccttacaacAACtcagtatttaaatattgactTTAAGGCGAGAAAATTGACTTTATCTACGTTTTCTTGATTAGGAAGTATTGGCAAGAAGtatgagaataaaaatgtacgcttgtataatttatacgtgGATGTATTACctaataattagtaatttagATTTTGTGTTCTAAAGCGTAATATCATTCGATCCTGGAGAAAGGAtcatcaattatattatacaacaaACATTCAACTGTACCAAATATTCAGTATATTGTACTAAgtgtatttatattcttatcgTTTAGCTGACGCTGTCCATATTGCAACCGATTCAAATTAAACTACCCAGCAACTGGAATCTCGATTTCGAGTTCGATGTAATTTGGCCGATACCGCAGCAAGAGAATTTCCGGAAAAAATATCACAAGAAGAGGCCGTGGATGGTGAAACGACGTCATCGTCGCGAATTGTACGGCACTTTTGAGACCGCGTTGAATAGGTATGTTTTGCGTACATTCGCATTCGATGGCGCGtcttttgttttcattttgaagCACCAGAGCAACTTGTTTCAGTCGGAACCTACCAGGAAAACAGTGCATTCTCAGGACGATTTGCGAGGCAAAAACGCTGTTGAGTCCACGAGGAGTGTCATTTGTGGAAGACGTTATTCGATTGATATTAAGGTACAGTTTGGGTAAAATGTTGTATGAAATAGGCTTCGTTAGAATTTACCAGAATATatgttcctctttcttttcagCAACGTTGAACGTGTGAAGGAAGTGGATTCCTACGACGTTGCTTACAGAACAAAGATGCCATGTGACGTTATTTATCCTTGTCCATTTTCTCTCTTGAAGCTGTTACTCTTTAACTTGTACTCCGACGATCTAggttaataataaacttttttacTCGACAAATTTTCCTGCATGAAAGACACCTTTCAAATCCAACGATTCATCAAGTTTCAGCTGTAAAGCAACGCACGATACCATTTtgcgtatattaaatttaactcAATCGCAAGAAGTTCGAATTATTGCTCTTCGCCtggaaatatcaaaaatgagaaaacgaTTAAATCTGATGTAATTGCAAGGCGCACCTACCATTCTATCTTTTACGAAATTGCCAAGAAATTAAAGAGATTGAATCCAATTCAACAATTAAAAGCACGATTTATTCTGTTCCTTGTGAAAGTAGCAGAAACTAGATTTAGATCGACCACAAGGAGTTTTCGAAACGTTTTTTGATCTGGATAAATTATAGAGAACTCGGTGTTTCCTATTTTCCGCGAAGTCGACAGGAAAATCGAAAGTAAAATTGGacgtaaatcaattttatcttaaaatagTATATGttgtaatagtagtagtaaaATAGTAAATGTTCGTGATAACTTAGACCATTCTATATCCCATGAAATCATCAGAAAAGCAAAATCAAATCGAAGGGACGAGTTCTAGGCAAATCGCGCCAGAGTCAGCATTTTCGAGTTGGTCGCAAGCAAAATTGCTTTGTTCGCTTCCCGATGGACGTAGAAAGGCTGCAAGACATTCAGACAACCGATCGGAAGACCAAATTATCCAAATACACCTAAATCCCTACGCTGTCATCGACGAAGTTCGGTTTGGTCCGTCGTGCAGACGCTGCAAGCCCTTGAGGCACACACGTCGCGTAAATCAGCGGCGGCTCGACCGGTGAACTGATTAATACGGATTCGGTCTGTACTCGACTGATCCTCGTGGCATGAGCCCCCTTTAAGCGGTCGCGACAACGCGACGCGATGCACGTGTCGTGCTCCAGGTGTTTCTGACAAGAATCATTGCGACGCTGGAAACGCGACCGACGGCGATTATTACCGCGTTCACACCACAGCATCGCTGTTATGCTTCGATTTGCATTTCTTACACTTTTCTCGAGTTTTTCGTTCGTGTCTCGTTGTAAGTTGAAGTCACATTTGAATATCTCTAAGACGACTGCGATTGAAAAAATCGTAATCTTGGATagttaaatatgaatttatgcAGCCAGATTTTTATTCGAGCTTTGGGGCTGAATAGCTTGCAGGTTGTACCGATTATTTCAACGTGCTCAACCGCGTAATACGTACGTGGTCCTTGACGGCAACACACCATGTGTGTCCTACGTGATTTAGCCGATACATTCGACGATATTACGCGTGTGTCCTGTGATTCAGCAGACACAACTAACGTTATATACGTCTTGGAAAACAATTGACAAGAATCGGTATTCAGGAAGACGTAGATGTAAAAATGACCGCAAACGCGTTTTGATGTTATTTGCGATGACTTTAGAAATAATGTCGCTTTCCTTTTGCTTGGAAGtgatagaagaagaaacagcaAGTTCCATTTTGCACGGTACGGCGGACAAGTTTTTCAGGACGTCGaagttcttttttaaaattctcgtCAACGTAATTTCGTCTTATACTCCTATTCCAGTCGACAATATTAACGTTCCCTGTGTGTACATCGATTCTCTTTTATATCATATGCCACTAATGGTGGATTAGGGACGTTGATCTCTTCGAAATTCATGGCACAAGGACTGACTAATTTTTTGTCTTGGCGAGCGCTAATTTTTCTCAAGTTCCTCCTTAAAGTGTTCCACTGTCTTCTCGTCGTGTGGAACTTCGAAACGAGTCCCGACGGGCTTCTTTCCACCGCTACGCGACCTAATTTTCCAGCTTGCAGACGTCGCTATCGACAGCTCCAAGAAACCGTTCGCCACCATATCTCCCTTCCGTGAATAGTTACACAATAACAAGACGTCCATGGCCATGCTTGAAATCCAAAGTGGTCATCTTGAACATCTTCTATAAAGATAATCAGGGTTTTTTTCTACTCAATTAATACGAAtagagaaattttacaaatgacGTTTTCGaagttattaattacgaatattaaCACGTTTAGTAACGAAGCAAATGTAACTTTGCAaacgaattttacaaattacaaattaaacgaTTACATCGTTTGATTGCTCtatttcacataaaattatgatattattaattattcaattattctgAAAAAGGATTCGGATAACAGATAAgttgaaatatattcgataaattttcaaattcgattctCCCAAAGACtcgaatacaaaattttattctacattttcgacttattctTGCACGTACAATCGCTCTTTAGAGCGACCATGTTGTGCGAGGATACACTGTATATCCCTATAGTagattatttaatgaattattgaaattagtatttatattcttGTGCAAACAAGTCgtttttaaagaaatcttGAATTGATTTTCATTACCTGCCTACTTATTTTCGTTCCCTGTATGTTTAAACtgtatgtttaaataaatctctttcgtgtttttaaatctttataaatctcaataaattgtttcaagcGTATAGTTAATTCGTAAGTAGGTCCGATATATTACGGGACACTGTATATTCTTCCTTTCACGTTGGATCGTCAAATTCGAGTAGCCAAGAGTTCACGGTGATAATCTAGAAATTAGAACGCTGAATACACCGTCAAATTAACCTACACATGGTAATCAAATTGGGTCTGTTTGGCGTCGCCGTTCGGACTAGCGTGCAAAGTCGAGCAAattatcgtttcgatcgaattatcACGTTAACGAGGAACACTGTGCTGGATTTTTGTCACGGTCTCCTTCCCAATCACACCGTTCAATGTTTGTTAAATTCattcgtttcaaaatattcgttCAGCTACGTTCTAAATGCACGTCGAAATCCTAATACGATCCgcaatcttttctttcgtaaaaaGTTCCAAGTTTGGGAGTACGTGGTACGGGATCCTTTACGTCGAACGTAATCGACACGTGAAACCAATGGTAAAGGTATCGTGAAACGTAAACCtggaattttctaaaattttcgaCGCTACGTTCTACAagcttttctctttcatagTTTTCGcaaacgataatttaatattttacggGATGttaaagtaattacttcaagaaaaactctacaccttttcttttgtatattcgTGACCTGGGCATCGCTGTTGCGAAGAGagtagaatttagtgaaaaaattgaaaataagcAGAGGCCCATATTATCGTgtccttgaatataaattttgttttgggttacaaggtctagaaacaaaagagccataagtagatttctattgctgtttcttgtaacCTTCAGCTAGAGCTACACACCAACTAACTCAACTTTTTAGTAATGTCCTTTACTATAAATATAGGAACGTGCTCCTTATCATACTCttcctattgtattgtaacactgtaGGAGTGAAAATCTGGATTAGCATACACTATACTTGTACTTGTACTTGTACTTATacctatacttatttcaatatatttttctattacaaattcacccactcgttcctctatcagtGAACATATATagttcgttaaattatttaaaaataattctcatgAACCAGGGTTGGTTACTggttttgtaataatttttctatgtaCACACTTGTCTATAtgaacatatatttttcttaggGTTCAGTGAAGCTAAATTctcaaaacaattttctttcaccTCGATAAATTTATCCCTCAAGAGGTCCAAGTTTTTCGCAAATTGCAAACGTAACGCCATTTCAATCTCTGTTACAGCATCTAATATCAGCGTCAAATATTAACAAGAACACAGTTTCACGGAGTGAACGATTCCTGGACTTTCCAAACTCAAATTTTccaatctaatattttctattaaattgcGAAGCCTGAAGTGACGTTACTTTCCCCTTGATCTCGCGTGGCTCGCAGGTTCTAAAATTCTGATCGAGCCAGGCGAAACGTACGAGCAAAATGTCAACGCAAACCAATAGCGGTGGCAGCAATTAGCACCCTAGTCTGCTTACGGTCGTTCGACCGTCGGAACTCGTTAATTGTTGGGCAAACAAGGCGCCGTGGCGCGCGGTTCGTTGCTAATAAACTTGACAATGGCCGTTCTGCTCTCGAAATGCAATGATAACGGTCGTTTGACACGGGACTGAGTGTCATTCGTCGGTAAGACATCACCAAGAAGCAAGTGGGTACCGGTGAGTAAACTAATTTCCATAAGATTGCGTCGCGAATCATCACGGCCGCCTTTTTTCCGTTTTTACGCGTTCAACCGCGGTGAATGGACGAGAAATGAGGTTCTACGATCGCTCGTGGCTTTCGACGTTTCTCCGCGGTCATTGTGACTCGAACTACGTGGGATTTGCTTAACAGGCAGGAAACGTAACGTTTCAACTCTGTTTCATGAGGTAGCTGAAACAGGAGAGAGGATCGTTGTGTTTTTTTTAGACTGGTTTGGGTCAACTTTCAATGGCATTGAGACGAGACGGAGGAACAAGGATCGCGTCTACTTGGTCAATCCTGGAGACAGATtgtttaacactagaactaccgatagttaacacgaagctatttttaccaaaaccagtcaaaatgattggtctttaaaaaatacgtaataatagaatacttttatatttattgatttattgctttcttacagaaggaattccatgttatgtagtacattttcagtattattaatccatctgggaccatgatccctaaacgagggttgacacatttataaaattgtagaacacTTTGACTAGTGTGGTATTCTAGTGTTaacatctagcgatctagcgatcgatgcggaattttcctgataactgatatcatcatattgaATGATACGCAATAACAATTTTAGAAATGTGTGGgaaattgtacaaaacgaggaaactggttaattggggttcgataaacagattgcagggcccttttacactttgaaagtaccagtcattttgactgctaTTGGTATAAGTATCCTTGATTatccaaaattattttgagtttgaatacataaaaaacaaaataatattcattatattattcttagtTATCGTTGAGAAAGTCATTACATTAttgcggaaaaaatataacatgaagtaggaattttaaaataaaatcgtaaaaccagtcaatttgactgatgtggtagttctagtgttgaAACGCGAGAATACACGAGAATTTGGaaacattttactttttgcTACGGTATCTTCCGGTAGACAATTTTTTGCACCTCCTGgtatattacaatttacatataaatgctttgttatttgaataattatcagAATATCGCAGCTGATGCTGAGAGacatagaaagaaattacatagAAAGTCGCATTacatagaaagaaaagattaaaggaattccattttctaaattacGACCTtcaaattcgtaaaaataacaaGTTTCAGATTCGTTGTTTTTGCAATTATCAAAAACATATACACCGCCTCTCGAAGTTTATTCTCAGTGAAACTTTGACATTAGACTACGAATGCATTGTCTGCAcatttgaatgaaattgttGAATGAAAATGTTAGACGTTAATAAGCGATTGAAAAATTACTCCTTCGAAAATGAACGGGTTGATGAGGTTGacgaaaaaaagggaaaaggaaaaataccGAGAGGCGTGTAATCAGCGGCGACGAGTATCTTTATCAATTTCGTCGTTTCACGGCCGGCTCCCGTAAATTGAATTCGACGAATGAGCGGTGAAATGGTTGCAATATCATATTTCTTCGCCGGTCCTTAACGATCCAGCATCTCCGTCGTGGCGGAgaacgaaggagaaagaaaaaggggcTTGGGAGTCGATGCCACGGTAATATGGTTGCCCGATAAGCGAGATCACGTCGTCGTTGCCATCGTTCTTGCCGAAAGGCTACCCCCGTGTTTTCCAGTATCGGTCCCCGTCACCTATCGATCATTTCCTCCGCCCACTCTTCCACGCCGGACTAACAATTTCCTGTTTCCTAAAGAGTTTACCGAACTGAGTTACAAGATACTTCCACTGGGAGGATCGATCTTTCCTATCCTCTATGCGGGAGAGTCTATTCTCTGTATTTCGCGacctccttctctttctccgtttctttcctctccttatttccttcttttatgtattttaaagaaGCAAAGAAGATTTTACAAAGCagcttttttttattgttgctgaaacatttttatttcaaatttgagCGATGAGGCATTTAAACGcttctttcttcatttctttacGTTTCTCTCTTGCGAAAGGATAGACGCTCCTTTTGCTTCTAAAGTGAATTTCCCACTTTCATTTGCCATAAATTTGAAGAGATACGCGATCaaatgtttcgtttctttcgtttcttcgtcttccACCGTTTTCTTTCGAAGAAACTAGAAGTTTCATCGGGTTCTAGAATAAACTACAggttttctaaatttctttcgaattggAGGAGAATGGCTAAACGTtgctttccttcttttattattttcaaagaagagagaaagttTTCCAGGTTCTAAGACGAATTCCCATTTTTGCTAATTTGTCAGGAATTTCAGGAGAGAGATGCTCAAACGAACGCTTCTCCCTTCCTTTTTCGTCGCTTTCTTCGAAGGAAAGTAACAGATTCAGTGAGTTGCAACACGAGTTCTCGGTTTTATCAATTTGCAACGAATCAGAAATAAGAGACGTTCGAAttgtttcttctccttcttatttatttcctcCTGAGGACGATAGAAGGTTTTTTACGTTGGAAAGTTGGTTTCCATTTTTGCTAATTTGTCACGAAAATTCGCAGAGACAAATGCTAAAACCGTTTGAAATACACGGTGATGTTTTCCCTCACGCTTCACGGATTGATTTATAGCGGGATACTTCGTCgctggaatttcatttagaaGTTTACTTGTTAGTTACTCGTTGCTACCTTAAAGGTGGATCCGCCATCGAGCCGGAACGAAAGTCCTGCCGCTCCATTCTCACAGAGGCGTCGCGTCCTACGCATGGCGAACGATCAATCATCGATATTGTTTCCTCGATTGCGTGTTCGTCCATCAGACTTTCGGTTTCACGTTTGTTGTTTAGCCTGATTCTTCaaaaaaaaggacaaagaagtaatgataataataaataagaaaaaaaatgaaaaaaggagaaatgaaaatgaaaggaaatcGTGGAAATTTTGTGCGAAATTTCATTGGTCAACGGATAAACGGAGAAAGATCagtggaatatttgaaattcatgcAATAAAAGCTTCCATCGCGCTCGAAAATCATCTGGTTTGCGGGCCGTGGTTCGTTTATTGCATCGCTTAGCGACATTTCGCCGTTGCTCATTTTTCTTCGCCCGCGTTTTTGACGGATCGCCGCGACGATTCACGAAATTGTTTCATCCCTTGAAATATAGTCGCTTCCCCGTGAAGCGAGGATCGATATGACCGCGCGTGTCTACATATCAGAATCAGGTCTCCCATAACTCGGCATCAAAGTAGAAGTTTGCGCGATTCGGATCTAAGTACCTACTCCAGATTTAGCTAAAGTGAACCAGCGGATCTTTCCGATGGAactgctttctttttctcccgtTCATTTATCTATGCTCGTCgcaattaaatttagaatCGATTTTGCGACAATGTAGAAGCGAGCTGTACAGGATTTACAGCCTATTCCAAATGGTCAATATTTGTACGCCCTTACCGATCGacagaaacatttttccaCATACGATGAAATCGCGTGTGCAGTATTCAGATGGTACGCGAAGTTACATGGATGgtaaatcgaacgatcgaacgatcgaacgaacgaacgaatgaacgaacgaacgaacgaacgaacgaacgaacgtagGAACGAACGAGGGTGGAAAGTGGTTgagaaatttcaatcgtttGTGTTGACTCGTCTAATAGATTCCGAAGAAGGGGCAAACCTGAGCGCCGTTCTGATTCGATCAGACGGGACTTTCATTCGATTTGATGTTCGCCCTGCGCTCGTCCAAATTTAAATCGCAGCACATGCGATTGGATTCCATTGTTTAAGTTATCGAGCTTGCCCTCCCGTCGATACCGCCATTTTAATCTTACTTCTATTTATCTTTCCCTCTTTAACCTTCTTTTTAAAAGCAAAGGCATTCTCAATTACGTTGCAATTACGTTTTTCGCGTTCTATTTACAATGACCAACTTGAGGGAACAAGTATCCGCGACACGGATTTGTTAT
It includes:
- the LOC122570613 gene encoding uncharacterized protein LOC122570613, yielding MRAPWLLLILARILEMVLGDHVCHRNHTDISIPDQRSSEILSRRRRLTFPMGSTFVLTLSILQPIQIKLPSNWNLDFEFDVIWPIPQQENFRKKYHKKRPWMVKRRHRRELYGTFETALNSRNLPGKQCILRTICEAKTLLSPRGVSFVEDVIRLILSNVERVKEVDSYDVAYRTKMPCDVIYPCPFSLLKLLLFNLYSDDLG